In Fusarium fujikuroi IMI 58289 draft genome, chromosome FFUJ_chr08, one genomic interval encodes:
- a CDS encoding related to endonuclease/exonuclease/phosphatase family protein produces the protein MTQLDIPSTASLRMEVLNKHQRMPLRILTFNVRYATNNREHNEKPWNVRRPKLINQLNFVTAGHESPFICLQECLNHQVNEIQEDLGSHWRHVGRGRGEKPEDGEFSPIFYRNDVWKNIRKEVRWLSKTPEKPSRGWDAVLNRIVTMGEFEHRVTGTRVVVFSTHFDHIGVKARQHSAELLIKFAKEWGQAGDKKASAVLIGGDFNSEPEDGAYKTITASGSGISDVSDLVPKHKHYGNETTYTSFGEGWEPSRIDFLFIQEPRTAHVKTFGVLANVFDDGVRVSDHRPVVSDIDIVV, from the coding sequence ATGACTCAACTCGACATTCCCTCGACCGCATCTCTGAGAATGGAAGTCCTCAACAAGCACCAGAGAATGCCTCTGCGTATCCTCACCTTCAACGTTCGTTACGCAACAAACAATCGTGAACATAATGAGAAACCCTGGAATGTGCGCCGGCCCAAACTCATCAATCAATTGAACTTCGTCACCGCCGGCCATGAGAGCCCCTTCATTTGCCTCCAGGAATGTCTCAACCACCAGGTCAACGAGATCCAGGAGGATCTGGGCTCTCATTGGAGACATGTTGGCCGTGGACGCGGAGAGAAACCCGAGGACGGAGAGTTTTCTCCTATTTTCTATCGCAACGATGTATGGAAGAACATACGCAAAGAGGTCCGATGGCTGAGCAAGACACCCGAGAAGCCCTCTCGCGGTTGGGATGCAGTCCTGAACCGGATTGTCACGATGGGGGAATTCGAACACCGAGTCACGGGTACCCGTGTCGTAGTATTCAGCACGCATTTCGACCACATCGGCGTCAAGGCCCGCCAACACAGTGCTGAGCTGCTCATCAAGTTCGCCAAAGAATGGGGCCAAGCAGGTGACAAGAAGGCGTCAGCCGTACTCATCGGCGGCGACTTCAACAGCGAGCCCGAGGATGGCGCGTACAAGACAATCACGGCGTCTGGGTCAGGCATCTCTGACGTGTCGGACCTGGTGCCCAAGCATAAACATTACGGCAACGAAACGACGTACACGAGCTTCGGGGAGGGGTGGGAACCCTCGCGTATCGACTTCCTGTTCATCCAAGAGCCGAGAACAGCTCATGTCAAGACTTTTGGGGTTCTAGCGAATGTATTTGATGATGGCGTTCGTGTTTCCGATCACCGACCTGTCGTGTCAGACATTGACATTGTGGTTTGA